A window of the Bacteriovorax sp. PP10 genome harbors these coding sequences:
- a CDS encoding class I SAM-dependent methyltransferase, translated as MKYYQMHEQVYKGLKDQGFISWDKEKNPEDLWSHQINQKLKTFLDEQSINLKKLNTLDLGTGSGTCALFCAKEGAISTGVDISNTAIDMARANNAHFKFDAEFLTADILNLKLDKKFDLITDSSLLHCIVGADDRGMFYEVIKSHLAASGLVFIHTMVSSNDMSLLLDNDYLHLEGEVLYSLGITDINDGRMLFEGKSYFPHRSILSLDNLLSEIETAGLEVISSTVISNIGDPDNFIALLRKF; from the coding sequence ATGAAATATTATCAAATGCATGAGCAAGTTTACAAAGGTCTTAAAGACCAGGGATTTATTTCCTGGGATAAAGAAAAAAATCCAGAAGATCTTTGGTCACATCAAATTAACCAAAAACTTAAAACATTCTTAGATGAACAATCAATCAATCTGAAAAAATTAAATACATTAGATCTTGGAACAGGATCTGGCACTTGTGCCTTATTTTGTGCGAAAGAAGGAGCAATAAGTACCGGAGTCGATATATCTAATACTGCCATCGATATGGCCCGTGCTAATAATGCTCACTTTAAATTTGATGCAGAGTTTTTAACGGCCGATATTCTTAATCTAAAATTGGATAAAAAATTTGACCTTATTACTGATAGCTCACTACTTCATTGTATTGTTGGAGCTGATGATAGGGGAATGTTTTATGAAGTGATTAAGTCGCACTTGGCAGCTTCAGGTCTTGTATTTATTCATACAATGGTCTCAAGTAATGATATGTCTTTATTACTTGATAATGATTATCTTCATCTCGAAGGTGAGGTTCTTTATTCTTTAGGCATTACAGATATTAATGATGGGCGTATGCTATTTGAAGGGAAAAGTTATTTTCCTCATCGTTCTATTCTTAGTCTTGATAATCTTTTAAGCGAAATCGAGACGGCAGGATTAGAGGTTATATCTAGTACCGTTATTTCGAATATAGGAGACCCTGATAATTTTATTGCTCTGCTTAGAAAATTTTAA